From the genome of Vicia villosa cultivar HV-30 ecotype Madison, WI linkage group LG2, Vvil1.0, whole genome shotgun sequence, one region includes:
- the LOC131654087 gene encoding pentatricopeptide repeat-containing protein At1g80150, mitochondrial-like has product MLTPSLRSTRRFCHNLSSSSPLTFKTLKPLQPPVLQSLKSEWDPHNLFHLFKANATNRLLVENRFAFYDTVSRLAGAKRFDYIENLLEQQKTLPQSRREGFVVRIITLYGKAGMVQHALDTFYQMHSFKCRRTVKSFNAALNVLASSRKFDEVVRFLEEVPSRFNIKLDVYSVNIAVKAFCEDEKLQEAYLFMVDCENNKGVKPDVVTYTTLISAFYEVKRWEIGNGLWNRMVLKGCMPNLHTFNVRIQFLVTVRRAWDANALMGLMRRVGVMPDEVTLVLVIKGFFLAGYPEMAMRVFSKLHRKGYKSSANIYQTVIHYLCKREDFNQAYTMCEDSMRKNWFPNVDTIFMLLEGLKRFGEIDKVKEIVALVESRKPPFYSSYLASMQSLLSGQ; this is encoded by the coding sequence ATGCTAACCCCCTCTCTGCGATCCACTCGCAGATTCTGCCACAATCTCTCTTCATCTTCCCCCCTCactttcaaaacccttaaaccctTACAACCACCCGTCCTCCAATCTCTCAAATCCGAGTGGGACCCACACAACCTCTTCCATCTCTTCAAAGCCAATGCCACCAACCGCCTCCTCGTCGAAAACCGCTTCGCTTTCTACGACACCGTTTCGCGTCTCGCCGGCGCTAAACGCTTCGACTACATCGAGAATTTACTCGAACAGCAGAAAACGCTTCCGCAATCTCGTAGGGAAGGGTTTGTCGTGAGGATTATCACCTTGTATGGGAAGGCTGGTATGGTTCAACACGCGCTTGATACTTTTTATCAAATGCATAGTTTTAAATGCCGTAGGACTGTTAAATCTTTCAATGCCGCTCTTAATGTTTTGGCGTCGAGTCGAAAATTCGATGAGGTTGTGAGGTTTTTAGAGGAGGTTCCTTCTAGGTTTAATATTAAATTAGATGTTTATTCTGTAAACATTGCTGTTAAGGCTTTTTGTGAAGATGAGAAGCTTCAAGAGGCTTATTTGTTTATGGTTGATTGTGAGAATAATAAAGGGGTTAAGCCGGATGTTGTTACGTATACGACTCTTATCTCTGCATTTTATGAGGTTAAGAGATGGGAGATTGGGAATGGGTTGTGGAACCGGATGGTGTTGAAGGGTTGTATGCCGAATCTTCATACTTTTAATGTTCGGATTCAGTTTTTGGTTACTGTTAGGCGGGCTTGGGATGCGAATGCTTTGATGGGTTTGATGCGGAGAGTTGGGGTTATGCCGGATGAGGTAACATTAGTTTTGGTTATCAAAGGTTTTTTTCTGGCGGGTTATCCTGAGATGGCGATGAGGGTTTTTTCGAAGTTGCATAGGAAGGGTTATAAGAGTAGTGCTAATATTTATCAGACGGTGATTCATTATTTGTGTAAGAGAGAGGATTTTAATCAGGCCTACACCATGTGTGAAGATAGTATGCGGAAAAATTGGTTTCCGAATGTAGATACTATCTTTATGCTGCTGGAAGGTCTAAAGAGATTTGGGGAGATTGATAAAGTGAAAGAGATTGTTGCGTTGGTGGAAAGCAGAAAACCTCCCTTCTATTCCAGTTATTTGGCTTCAATGCAGTCCTTATTGTCAGGGCAGTAA